The DNA segment TTCATCGAGCGTCGCAGGATCGAGAAGACCGGCGTCACCGTGTGGCAAGAGCAGCGCGACGAACTGAAGCAGCTGCGAGCCCAGGTCGCCGAGCTTAAGTCGAGGCTCTGCACCTGCAAGCCGGTCCGCGAGAACGACGACGTCACCATCCCTGTGGTGTACCACCACGTTGCCGACTGCTTGCTGAACGGGGGTGCGCGATGAACTGTGGAGAGCCGAAGCCCGGCGGCATCTACGAGACGTGCGACAAGGATCTCCGTCACTCCGACGACCACGCGTACCTCAACCAGCGCTGGCCGCGTCCCGTCCCGGCAGAACCGAACTGGAACGTCAACGAGTTACTGCAAGCGGCCACCCCCCGTAACGCATGGGGCATCGAAGATCGCAGCTTCCCGATCATTGTCGTCGAGACGACCACGAAGGTGATCTGGGTCGACGCCGAGGACGAGGATCAGGCTCTCGCCCACTACGGCGACGACTGGTCGGACATCCCTCTGCAGGACGCAGACGTCATCGGAGGCGATCTTGAGCTGAGGCGGCCGGAGCAGTGGGAGCGCCAGGATGCCCTCGCTTCCCGGGGCTACGGCAGAACGATCGGCCCACAGATCGCCTGCCCCGGCTGCGGCAAACTCGCCTTCCGCCGGGCGTGGTTCCACAACCCGATGCGGAAGTGCCACGGCCCGATCAAGTGGCTCGAGAACACCACTACCAAGCCCCAGTGGCGATATCAGCGCAAGTTCGACGCGACGCCCGTGTACGACGCGGCCTGTCAGGTGGTGGCGTCATGACCACTCCCACGGACTCGATCGAGAGCCTTGACGTGCCGGAGCCCTGCCTCCGGAACCAGGTTGGCAACGACTCGGGCCCGCACTTCTTCAAGCACAGCGCGTTCCTTGTGGACGGCAGACACTGCGTCTACTGCGGCACCAAGCCAGCGGTGTCGTCATGACCGCCATCGGTATCCCGGCGCGCAGCAAACAGGACTGGGACGTACCGGCCGCCGTGGTCGAGGCGCAGACGGCGGGGCGCTGGGTGCTCAGCCAGCCCAAGCGCACCCGTGGAGGGGTGCCATGAACAACCCGCAGCTCGCGGTCGTGTACGAGAAGGCGGCCGATGTAGTTCAGACGAACGGTCACTGCAAGAACTGGTTCTACGACTTGCACTCCGAGGGCAAACAGCCCCGCAGCAGCCTCCGCGTGTGCGCTCTCGGTGCCCTGTCCATCGCGGTGACGGAGGATCCTCAGCCGCCGGAGGAACTGGACGGGCTGCTCGCGGAGGCTGTCGCCGACCTGTCGCTGCGCATCGCTTCGGTGACGGTGGACGAGAACCCGGTTGAGCGGATCGCGAACTGGAGCGACTCGGTTGTCCGCACACCCGCTGAGATCGTGGACGCCCTGTTGCTGGCCGCGAAGGCGGCCGCGGCATGAAGATCCAGATGTCCCGCGCCGAGAAGGTCGAGCAGGCCCTCGTCGCTGTCCCCTGGGGCTTTCAGAAAGGCCGTCAATTCCGGTAGGTTCTGCCGCCCCGGCGGGGAAGGAAATCAGGTGCGTCCTCAGACGTTGCGATCGTCTCTGCAGCCAAGTGGAGCTCCGCTCGCACGGCCGCAGACTGCAAGTCCAGGTGCAGGGCGTCGCCAATCTTGGAAAGCCACTCGGTAAGTGTGCTTCTGCTCAGCCTCAGTTCGGAGGCGGCGGGGGCTGTACGGCCGCGGTGCTGGAGCCAGCTCCGAAGAGCGATGCGGAGCGGAGCGTCCAGGGGTTCGAGAACATCTGCTGCCCACTGGTAGGCGTTGTCGGGACTTAGGAGTTCGGTCGGTAGCGGTGGGTGGGTGATTAGACATGCGGGTGATCGGGCCTTGATGGGAGCCGTAGGCGTTCGTACCGCGAGAAGCAGTTGCGCCTGAACAGTGGCGTTGTCCAATTCGACGGCCAGTGCGCTGCTGATCCCGCGCAGCCGGGTGCGTACCGTTCCCTCGGACACATCGAGCGCTGACGCGGCTGCTTGCGCTGATCCAGACCGCAGGTACGCCTCCAGAGTTCGGTGCTGGTCGCGACCCAACGGTTGGAGAATGGCTGCCGACCAGGCGCTCAGCCGGTGCACGGGGACGAGCTGGAGGAGCCCCTTGGCTCCCATTCCCGTTGCGGAGATGATCTGGCCCGCACTCACGTTGAGTCGTGCGGTCCCTGCTTCGGACCATGCCGTGGCGATTATGTCCAGGGGGACCGGGTCTGATACGCCGCCGGCCAGATGATGCCGCTCGGCTATCGCGCTGAGGCGGGGGAGGACCTTGCGGATGTCGGGGCTGCCGCTGTGAAGGAGGACGATCACCAGATTGGCGCCTTCTATACAGATCAGCGCGCGGGGGGTGTTCTGTGGCGTACTGGCCTGGGCTGTTCGCCACAGGGCTTGATGAGCTGCCTGAATGGCGGTGCCGGTGAAGCGGCACACGGTGGCGTGCGTGACGCCGACGGTTCCCAGGACCTTGAGGGCCAGCACCACCTGGCCGTTGAGGAGGAGGTGCAGTGCGGCGCTGTGCAGCCGCTGCTCGGCGCGCAGAGTCTCTTCAGCTCGATGGACGCGGGCCTGTATGCGCAGGAGATCAACACAGGTCTCCGCGATGAGGGCGACGCGGGCTGTGGCAACTGCGGGACCGGGGCTGACGACGAGCACCGCGTCAGTGGTCCTGCGGATAGTGAGGTGGGGAAGGGGCCGGGGGTGCGCGGCGGCGCGCACCCCCTCGGGTCCAGCGGTGCGAGGGGTGCTGCAGATGACGTCGCCCATGAGGTCCACCAGCACAACCCAGCCGTCGGCCAGGGCCGCGGCCTCGGTGATCAGTTGAGCATCGGAGTGGGCCGCCGCGCGGGTGAGCCGTCGCATTACCTGATACCGGCTCTCCTCGGGCGAGGCGGGCTCCGCACTGCTCGTGGTCACGGGATCAGCGCCACCCCTCCCCATCCGGCGCGGTCGGTGAGGGTGCCTGTGTTGGCATCCGGACGCCAGCGCGGCCAACTGGTGAATCCGGGCTCCACCAGTTCGGTGCCCTCGAAGAGCTCGATTGCTACGGACGGCTCACGCAGCAGGTACGGGATGGCGCCCGAGCTGTTGTACTCGTCCTGCACGACCTGGTGGGCGGCGTCGGCGGCCGTGGAGTGGCTCAGGGCAAGGTAGCTGCCCGAGGGAAGCCGGTCGACCAGCCGCTTGACCAGCCCGCGGGCCTCCTCCCAGCCGACGATGTGGCCGAGCACGTCGCTGATGACCAGGCCGATCGGCTGCGTCATGTCCAGAGTCTCAGATGCCCCGCTCAGTACTTTTTCGGTATCGCGCATGTCTGCCTCGACATAGGCGGTAGCGCCTTCGGGGGTGCTGGTGAGCAGTGCATGGACGTGCAGCAGCACGATCGGGTCGTGGTCGACGTAGACGATCTTACTGGTGGGGTCGATCCGCTGCACGACTTCGTGGGTGTTGTTGGAAGTGGGCAGCCCCGCTCCGAGGTCTATGAACTGCCGGAGTCCGGCGTCCCTGGCCAAGAAGGTGGTGGTGCGGCGCAGGAAATCCCGAGACTCCCCGGCGAAGGGGGCGATGAGGGGGTACTTGCTGCTGTAGGCGTCGCCGGCGGCCTGGTCGGCAGGGTAATGGTCCTTTCCGCCCAGCCAGTAGTTCCAGACTCTGGCGGAGTGGGGAACGGACGTGTCGATCTGAGGAGACAGTCGGGTTGGCTCTGTCATGGGGTAAGTGCTTCTTTCGATTTGTCTGGATGAGGTGCGATAACACACGCGTGATCAAGCAGCATGTGATAGGCCGTCACCGTATGGAGGCTGTTGGAGACATCGGCGGTTCCAGGCAGGGTCCCCTCTCTTACCGCATGGTCTGGAATCTCGGGAACGTCGACGCGGTACAGAGTCACGGTCGGCATTCCGGTCATGACGTGGAGCGGTCCGTTGAGCGGGTGGATCTGCAAGGCCACATCCGAGCGCTCCGCGGCGGCGCGGAGCGCGAGTCGCTGGTCGTTCATCACCTCTGCGTCACCCACCGTGGTATTCAGGGCGGCGGCGGACATGAGGGCCCAAAGGCGCGTCTTGCGGTCCCGTAGCCTTCTTTGCCGTTCCATCAACAGATCAGTTCGTTGATCTCTGGCCTCGGGGGAGAGGTCCGGCCGGCGAACGTCGTCGACGGCGCGGGCATAGGCCGGGGTGCGTAGCAGGGCCGGAACCAGCGCTGGTTCCCAGACGCGGATGATGCTCGTCGCGGACTCCACGCTCATCAAGTCGAGCTGCCAGGAGTCCATGACTGAGCGCCAGGGATGCCACCAACCGGGCAGATTGGCCCTCGCGAGTTGCCCGAGAACCTCCTCAATTTCCGCGAACCCTGCTCCGTATGCCTTCAGCAGAGTATGGACTTGCCCCTCGTCCAGAGAGGTCTCAGCCAGTTCGATACGGCGGACAGTTGCCGTGTGAGCGCCGAGTGCATCGGCGGCCTCCCCTCTGGTCATCCCCGCGGCCTCACGCAAGGTTTTAAGCCGAGTGGCGAGAACTAGGTGCGCGACGGTCCGACCAGACCTTTCGCGAGCCACGAACTCTCCCTCCGACACTTTCTGCATCCTGCGGACATTGCATACCTTGTACCTTGCATTCTTCGTGCGCAACCCCTGAGTATGGTCAACCTGCCGCAGCTACCGCGTAGTAGGGCGTCCCGCGATCTTGTCTATGACCGTCGCCGGATCCCGCTGCTTCGCATACGCCGCGTTGAACGGGTCTTTGGCTGCACCGAGCTTGGCCGACGAGTTCGGGAATTCAGGGCGGGGGGAGAGCAGATGAACAGGATTGACCAATGAGCCGGCCCGTGGGCCTCTTGGAACGATGAAAGCTGCCATCGCGGCGTTCGTTGAAGCGATGCTGTGGGCCTTCTGGCAACTGGCAGGGGCTTTCGAACGGGTGCGGCACGATGCGGCTGGGTCAAGGTGAGCGGGCTGGTCTCCCTGACGGGGGATGCAATCAAGGCCGAACAGATGGCTGCTGCCGAGACATCGGGTGCACTCGTCTTCCTTGCCCTGGGGCCCCGGCCGCTGACAGGCGCCACGGTGGACAGGCTCGACCGGCTCCTGCGTCGGCTGGCCAAGCGCAGGGCGGCCGGTGTGATTCTGTCTGCCCATTCTTCTTCGCGTGGATATTCCGCCGCGACCCGAGCCAGGCTCGCTGCATCAGGCATCCAATACGCCCCTGGCAGCACACACCTCCCGGATCTTGCATATCAAGGAGTCGACCGATGACCGACCCTCATACCGACGGGTCCACTTCTGATGAATTCAAGGGTTTCAACGAAGCCAGACGCCTCATGTGGTGTCATGAGGCTCGCGCCCGCGTGCACGAGCAGTTAGAGCTGACGGCCTTCATTGCTGACGCCGACGTCGCAGCAGTCCATGTCGACAACACCACCAGGGCGGACCGTGTGTTCCTCGTGGCGTTCAACCAGACCGGCCAGCAGGTCGGTATCGACACCCTTTACATCGACGAGCCCAGCCAGCGCCTCGACATCGCGCCGGAGTTCGACCACGACTTCACCAACATGGACGTTGTGCCCACATCTCAACTTGAACAGGCAATCGCCCGCGAAAACGGCTGGGTTGTCAACCTGAAGGCGCTACGCGAGTACGATCCCTTGGCTGATCGTCGGGCAGCGCAGCGCGCAGTGTTCCTCGCGCATCTACAGGACATGATAAAGAACGGCGATGTCCGCGGGTTCCTGTTTGGCCGGGGTGAGTCCGACGACACCGATACGGCGTGAGAACCACGACCTCGTGCCTCAGGAAACTCCGCCAGCTGCACGCCTGGCGTCGCGTTCCGATGGCTGACGGAGTGGCCACCTCAGCTTCGCGCCCTAGGGTGTTGGCCTCGGGGCTGGGCCGGCGTAGCCGACCCGGGGACGGAGAAGAAGCCGAAACGGGGCGGGTGTTCGCGCATTCAGCTCATTCCTCGCTTGTACGTCTACGTCTCATCAGGGGCATCGGTGATGCTCCTGATGAGACGTTTTACTGCCACTGGCTGTACGTGAGGGCGACGTCGACGACCGATGTGCCGAGCAAGACACCGACGCGTCTCGCCGGTTCACCGGTCGGGCCACGCATCGGCCGTCAACCAGACATCAAGAAGGCTCGATTACCTAACGTTCCATTCCGGCAGCGCCCGCACGACTACCAGCACCCGCTCATGCCGCACTCGTGCGACGGGTGCTGGTGTAAGGGAGAGAACGACCGGATCGACTACGGATGGGGCCACCACACGAGCGTGCCGCAGGCCTCCGACCGGGACTCGTTGGCGGATGCCGGGGGCACGCCCGGCTAGTTTCCCAGGTAGCAGCCGGCGAACGGTAGCGCCGGCGTCTTCTCGTTCCGACGGGCGAACATTGAGGTGGACGCGGTGCATCACAGCTGATGATCGCCTGCTCGACATCATGTCGATCCCTGGGTTCCTCGCATCCGGCCACGACCGAGAGCTCGCGCAACCCGAGGGGACCCCGGCGCTCACGACCCGGGTCTCAAACCTCTCACCGGTCTTCGAGAGCCTGCCGAGGAGATCACCCAGATCGTCAGCAGACAAGCCGACCACATCCTGGAGCACGGCTGAGCCATCACTCGAACCATCACCACCGAAGACGGAGGCATCCATGGGAACGCAGGTCCCGAAGAAGCACACCGACTCCTGCCACGCCCAGGGAACTCCGGAATGGCAGGCGTGGGACGCCGAGCGCCGCGCCGAAGCTGCTGACGATGGTTTTTTCCTCGCAGCTTCGATCGGAGCCGAGCCCTCGATGTACTTCCCCGAACGGGACGGCAAAGCCGTCCCGGAGGACGGGGCTTGGATCATCGTGGTCGAGGAACCTTTCACCGAACTGCGCTCCCGCTTCCGGGTGCCGCCCCTGAGTATGTGGCGAGCCCGCCCACACGAGCTGAACGCCGAGGCCATCGTTTCGAGGGGCGTGAAGATCCACCCCAAGCAGGCGATCATCGCCACGCCCGGGGGAGACCTGCACCTGTGGCCGCACGAGTATGTCGTCGTAGACCGCCCCATGACGCTCGTATCTGATCCCGACGCGATGCTCCATGCCCTGGACAGACAGCCGGTCCTCGACAAGGACGCGCTGTTCTACCTGATGAGCCGTGGTATTCCGCGCGACGAGGCCGTGATGCTCCTGTTCGGCACGGTCACGTCCCTCGACTTCGTCTACGTGACGTTCCCGGAGTGGATCACTGATGCCCTCGCTGGTGCAGGGCAGAGCCTGCGCCGGTACATGGCGCTGAACCCCAGGAAGCCCACGCCCTGAGCATCGGGCTACCTCGTCACCGAGGGGATCTGGGCCGAGTAGTTCGACCACGACGACACCGAAGACCCCGACGAAGAAGACGCGGATGACGAGGAGATCTGACTGTGCGCGAGATTATGACCTGCCAGGACACTGGTACCACGATCGACTTCCGCAGTCAGGGCCCCTGTGAAGTCCGGCACCCGTGGCCGGCCGAGACCGCGGTCTGCGCAGTCAGCGGTGTCGTCCTCATCCGCAATGCCAAAGAGGGCGAACGCACGTCGTACACCATGCTTTTCATGGAGGTGTACCCGCCGGAAGCCGCCTTCATCCGCGGCGAAGGCGCGACTCCTGAGGCATGCGAAGACACCGCATGGGCCAAATACCAGCGCGCCCTGAACTGCTCCGACGGCAGTGGGTCCCACAACTGGGAAGCTCGTGGCTACCGCAATGGCGCTGGCTTCTGCTCTCGCTGCGGAACCTTCGGCTCGCAGATCATCACCAGCGAGCAGCTCGACCAGTTCTGCCGGGTCTGCGGCACGGGCACCACGTACCACCGGGACACCGACAACGCAGCCGGCACCACGACGTTCCTCTGCGAGGAGCGCTACAAGACGCACAAGCCGACCTGTCATTTCTCCCACGACCGCCCCCTGGCGCAGCTGCTGGCCGCACTCATAGACGAAGAGGACTGATCCCAGCGCCACGGCGCAGAAACGAGGACCGGCC comes from the Streptomyces sp. NBC_01471 genome and includes:
- a CDS encoding helix-turn-helix transcriptional regulator, whose translation is MARERSGRTVAHLVLATRLKTLREAAGMTRGEAADALGAHTATVRRIELAETSLDEGQVHTLLKAYGAGFAEIEEVLGQLARANLPGWWHPWRSVMDSWQLDLMSVESATSIIRVWEPALVPALLRTPAYARAVDDVRRPDLSPEARDQRTDLLMERQRRLRDRKTRLWALMSAAALNTTVGDAEVMNDQRLALRAAAERSDVALQIHPLNGPLHVMTGMPTVTLYRVDVPEIPDHAVREGTLPGTADVSNSLHTVTAYHMLLDHACVIAPHPDKSKEALTP
- a CDS encoding SAM-dependent methyltransferase; protein product: MTEPTRLSPQIDTSVPHSARVWNYWLGGKDHYPADQAAGDAYSSKYPLIAPFAGESRDFLRRTTTFLARDAGLRQFIDLGAGLPTSNNTHEVVQRIDPTSKIVYVDHDPIVLLHVHALLTSTPEGATAYVEADMRDTEKVLSGASETLDMTQPIGLVISDVLGHIVGWEEARGLVKRLVDRLPSGSYLALSHSTAADAAHQVVQDEYNSSGAIPYLLREPSVAIELFEGTELVEPGFTSWPRWRPDANTGTLTDRAGWGGVALIP
- a CDS encoding helix-turn-helix domain-containing protein, with translation MTTSSAEPASPEESRYQVMRRLTRAAAHSDAQLITEAAALADGWVVLVDLMGDVICSTPRTAGPEGVRAAAHPRPLPHLTIRRTTDAVLVVSPGPAVATARVALIAETCVDLLRIQARVHRAEETLRAEQRLHSAALHLLLNGQVVLALKVLGTVGVTHATVCRFTGTAIQAAHQALWRTAQASTPQNTPRALICIEGANLVIVLLHSGSPDIRKVLPRLSAIAERHHLAGGVSDPVPLDIIATAWSEAGTARLNVSAGQIISATGMGAKGLLQLVPVHRLSAWSAAILQPLGRDQHRTLEAYLRSGSAQAAASALDVSEGTVRTRLRGISSALAVELDNATVQAQLLLAVRTPTAPIKARSPACLITHPPLPTELLSPDNAYQWAADVLEPLDAPLRIALRSWLQHRGRTAPAASELRLSRSTLTEWLSKIGDALHLDLQSAAVRAELHLAAETIATSEDAPDFLPRRGGRTYRN